In the Elioraea tepida genome, one interval contains:
- a CDS encoding cysteine dioxygenase family protein, producing the protein MNDTTILAARAAAVAATVERVRGIEARLGVTRESLAAIMAELEALAAEAHLFPSTEFPPPPEGEKGSRRYLLHEDPDGRFALYLNALNPGNETKPHDHTTWAVVVAVEGEELNKVYARTERGLEVVREVVVRPGTGIALMPEDIHSIHTTGTVPTRHLHMYGLALERLDQRMAYDPATGQATPYNATFMRPTVNRPA; encoded by the coding sequence ATGAACGACACGACGATCCTTGCCGCGCGCGCAGCCGCGGTCGCGGCGACGGTGGAGCGCGTGCGCGGCATCGAGGCGCGCCTCGGCGTGACGCGCGAGTCGCTCGCCGCGATCATGGCGGAGCTCGAGGCGCTCGCCGCAGAGGCGCATCTGTTTCCGTCCACCGAATTCCCGCCGCCGCCCGAGGGCGAGAAGGGAAGCCGGCGCTATCTCCTGCACGAGGATCCGGACGGGCGCTTCGCCCTCTACCTCAACGCTCTCAACCCGGGCAACGAGACGAAGCCGCATGACCACACCACCTGGGCCGTGGTGGTCGCGGTCGAGGGCGAGGAGCTGAACAAGGTTTACGCCCGGACCGAGCGCGGCCTCGAGGTGGTGCGCGAGGTCGTGGTCCGGCCGGGCACGGGCATCGCGCTCATGCCCGAGGACATCCACTCGATCCACACAACGGGCACGGTGCCGACCCGCCACCTGCACATGTACGGGCTCGCGCTCGAGCGGCTCGATCAGCGCATGGCTTATGACCCGGCCACGGGGCAGGCGACGCCCTACAACGCCACCTTCATGAGGCCCACGGTGAACCGGCCCGCCTGA
- a CDS encoding methyltransferase domain-containing protein, whose translation MPGMNTVMEVFDRKLHRKRRERAARLVASAEPILAETAARLADRLDDTTRRFTRALDLGGRHGLMARLLRARGIPFVVSADPAPAMARRAAASCGRAVAADEEALPFAPGSFDLVVSNLSLHWVNDLPGALLQIRQALEPDGLFLATLWALGTLAPVREAFLAAEAEVTGGASPRVSPFADLRDCAALLQRAGFALPVADVETITVEYRDPFALFADLRALGETNAVAALNRTSLRRAVLGRAVARLAEGARGGVIAIPFVVATLTGWAPHASQPKPLAPGSARLRLADALGTVEHAAGQGSACATAAAALGDRLQAKRT comes from the coding sequence ATGCCGGGTATGAACACGGTGATGGAGGTGTTCGACCGGAAGCTGCACCGGAAGCGGCGCGAGCGCGCCGCCCGGCTCGTCGCGTCGGCCGAGCCGATCCTCGCCGAGACGGCCGCCCGGCTCGCCGACCGGCTCGACGACACCACCCGTCGCTTCACCCGGGCGCTCGATCTCGGCGGCCGGCACGGGCTGATGGCGCGCCTGCTCCGCGCCCGCGGCATCCCCTTCGTCGTCTCGGCCGATCCCGCCCCGGCAATGGCGCGGCGTGCCGCGGCCTCGTGTGGGCGTGCGGTCGCGGCCGACGAGGAGGCGCTGCCCTTCGCCCCGGGCTCGTTCGACCTCGTGGTGTCGAATCTCTCGCTTCACTGGGTGAACGACCTCCCCGGCGCGCTTCTGCAGATACGGCAGGCACTCGAACCCGATGGGCTGTTCCTCGCGACCCTGTGGGCTTTGGGCACGCTCGCTCCAGTGCGAGAGGCCTTCCTCGCGGCCGAAGCCGAGGTGACGGGCGGCGCCTCGCCCCGCGTCTCCCCCTTCGCCGACCTCCGCGATTGCGCCGCACTCCTGCAGCGTGCGGGCTTCGCCCTGCCGGTCGCCGACGTTGAGACGATCACGGTCGAGTATCGCGACCCGTTCGCCCTGTTCGCCGACCTGCGGGCTCTCGGCGAGACCAATGCCGTGGCCGCGCTGAACCGCACCTCGCTTCGGCGTGCCGTGCTCGGCCGCGCCGTTGCGCGTCTGGCGGAAGGCGCGCGCGGCGGCGTGATCGCCATCCCCTTCGTCGTCGCGACGCTCACCGGCTGGGCGCCACATGCGAGCCAGCCGAAGCCGCTCGCCCCGGGCAGCGCGCGGCTCCGGCTCGCCGACGCGCTCGGCACTGTCGAGCACGCTGCGGGGCAGGGTTCGGCTTGCGCCACCGCCGCCGCCGCGCTAGGCGATCGCCTTCAGGCGAAGAGGACATGA
- the map gene encoding type I methionyl aminopeptidase has protein sequence MNQLERDAGGGTAEARRIVLHDPEDFEGMRRAGRLAAATLDMIAPHVRPGVSTAELDRLCHDFITAHGAVPAPLGYRGFPKSICTSVNHVVCHGIPGERRLEEGDIINIDVTVILDGWHGDTSRMFAAGEPSRAAKRLMDVTYEAMWRGIRAIRPGARLGDVGFAIQSYVERHRFSVVRDFCGHGLGRNFHEAPNILHFGRPGEGITLRQGMFFTVEPMVNAGRPEVKILDDGWTAVTRDRRLSAQFEHCVGVTATGVEVFTLSEAERKDPRFAPFGA, from the coding sequence ATGAACCAGCTCGAGCGCGACGCGGGGGGTGGCACGGCCGAGGCACGCCGGATCGTGCTGCATGACCCCGAGGATTTCGAGGGGATGCGCCGCGCCGGCCGGCTCGCCGCCGCCACCCTCGACATGATCGCCCCGCATGTCCGCCCAGGGGTGAGCACGGCGGAGCTCGACCGGCTGTGCCATGACTTCATCACCGCCCATGGGGCAGTGCCCGCACCGCTCGGCTACCGGGGCTTCCCGAAGTCGATCTGCACCTCCGTCAACCATGTCGTCTGCCACGGCATCCCGGGCGAGCGCCGGCTCGAGGAGGGAGACATCATCAACATCGACGTCACCGTGATCCTCGATGGCTGGCATGGCGACACCTCGCGCATGTTCGCCGCCGGCGAGCCCTCGCGCGCAGCGAAGCGCTTGATGGACGTGACCTACGAGGCGATGTGGCGGGGCATACGCGCGATCCGCCCCGGGGCGAGGCTCGGCGACGTCGGCTTCGCGATCCAGAGCTATGTCGAGCGGCATCGCTTCTCCGTGGTGCGCGACTTCTGCGGCCACGGGCTCGGCCGGAACTTCCACGAGGCGCCGAACATCCTGCACTTCGGCCGCCCCGGCGAGGGGATCACGCTGCGCCAGGGGATGTTCTTCACCGTCGAGCCGATGGTCAACGCCGGCCGGCCGGAGGTGAAGATCCTTGACGACGGCTGGACCGCGGTGACGCGCGACCGGCGCCTCTCGGCGCAGTTCGAGCACTGCGTCGGCGTCACCGCCACAGGCGTCGAGGTGTTCACCCTCTCGGAGGCGGAACGGAAGGACCCGCGCTTCGCCCCGTTCGGGGCCTGA
- the radC gene encoding RadC family protein, with product MPRRKGGVAGGDLFEPAAAPPQKGRSEPGHLDHRRRMRERLFTAGPDALADYELLEMVLYAVPRVDTKPLAKALIARFGSFAAAIAAPRSELLAVDGMGDAAVAALKVVQAASLRLLKAELTERPVLSSWDRLLDYLHASLAREPVEQVRALFLDSRNRLIADEQQGRGTVNHTPLYPREVLKRALELKAAALILVHNHPSGDPTPSRADIELTRELASAAKALGLALHDHVIVGMGRWMSFRREGLL from the coding sequence ATGCCGCGGCGCAAGGGGGGCGTGGCGGGCGGCGACCTGTTCGAACCCGCGGCAGCGCCCCCACAGAAGGGGCGAAGCGAGCCCGGCCATCTCGACCACCGCCGGCGCATGCGCGAGCGGCTCTTCACCGCCGGCCCCGACGCTCTTGCCGACTACGAGCTGCTTGAAATGGTGCTCTATGCCGTGCCGCGGGTGGACACCAAGCCGCTCGCGAAGGCGCTGATCGCCCGGTTCGGCAGTTTCGCCGCCGCAATCGCCGCGCCGCGAAGCGAGCTTCTCGCCGTTGACGGCATGGGCGATGCGGCGGTGGCGGCGCTCAAGGTCGTCCAGGCGGCGAGCCTGCGCCTTCTGAAGGCCGAGCTCACGGAGCGGCCGGTCCTGTCCTCCTGGGACCGGCTGCTCGACTATCTCCACGCCTCACTTGCGCGCGAGCCGGTGGAGCAGGTTCGGGCGCTCTTCCTCGACAGCCGCAACCGGCTGATCGCCGACGAGCAGCAGGGGCGAGGGACGGTGAACCACACGCCGCTCTATCCGCGCGAGGTGCTCAAACGCGCGCTCGAGCTCAAGGCGGCGGCGCTGATCCTCGTGCACAACCACCCCTCCGGTGACCCCACGCCGAGCCGGGCCGACATCGAACTCACGCGCGAGCTGGCGTCGGCGGCGAAGGCGCTCGGCCTCGCACTGCATGACCATGTGATCGTCGGCATGGGGCGGTGGATGAGCTTCCGGCGCGAGGGGCTTCTCTAG
- a CDS encoding TerC family protein: protein MDLSISGSQIWALVAVIGIDIALAGDNAVVVGMAAAGLPPEQRRRAIILGIGAAALLRILFALMTTQLLEITELVFVGGLLLVWVCWKMYQELRGAREAESKHAAEGFNAQPKTFAQAMYQIVIADVSMSLDNVLAVAAASKEHPYIMAFGLLLSVVLMGVAASYIARMLDRHRWIGWLGLALIVYVSLKMLWEGWPGVARHVGLSPDPTVMISVAGAAILLYVLADLLILRRRTLP, encoded by the coding sequence ATGGACCTCTCGATCTCCGGTTCCCAAATCTGGGCGCTTGTTGCCGTCATCGGCATCGACATCGCGCTTGCGGGAGACAATGCCGTCGTCGTCGGCATGGCGGCCGCCGGCCTGCCGCCGGAACAGCGCCGGCGCGCGATCATCCTCGGCATCGGCGCTGCCGCGCTCTTGCGCATCCTGTTCGCCCTGATGACGACGCAGCTGCTCGAGATCACCGAGCTCGTCTTCGTCGGCGGGCTCCTGCTCGTCTGGGTCTGCTGGAAGATGTACCAGGAGCTTCGCGGCGCGCGCGAGGCGGAGAGCAAGCATGCCGCGGAAGGCTTCAACGCGCAGCCGAAGACCTTCGCCCAGGCGATGTACCAGATCGTCATCGCCGACGTCTCGATGAGCCTCGACAACGTTCTCGCCGTGGCCGCGGCCTCCAAGGAGCACCCCTACATCATGGCCTTCGGCCTGCTTCTCTCGGTGGTGCTGATGGGGGTGGCGGCCTCCTATATTGCGCGGATGCTCGATCGGCACCGCTGGATCGGCTGGCTCGGTCTGGCGCTGATCGTCTATGTCTCGCTGAAGATGCTGTGGGAGGGCTGGCCGGGCGTGGCCCGCCATGTCGGGCTCTCGCCTGACCCGACGGTGATGATCTCGGTCGCGGGGGCCGCGATCCTGCTCTACGTGCTCGCCGATCTCCTGATCCTGCGGCGGCGGACACTGCCCTGA
- the purB gene encoding adenylosuccinate lyase: protein MIPRYSRPEMAAIWEPRNRYRIWFEIEALVAERQGELGQIPREAARAIREKGGPRVASMTEADLARIDAIEAEVRHDVIAFLTWLGEGIGPEARFLHQGLTSSDVLDTTLAVQFTQALDLIDRGLARLLDALKARALEHRHTVTIGRSHGIHAEPTSFGLKLAGHWAEFARGRERLAAARREIGTCAISGAVGTFAHVDPSIEAFVAARLGLAVEPVSTQVIPRDRHAMVFAVLAVIAAGIERLAIEIRHLQRSEVREAEEYFHPGQKGSSAMPHKRNPVLSENLTGLARLVRGMVVPALENVALWHERDISHSSVERVIAPDATIALDFALQRLAGMIETLVIYPERMAANLEALGGVVHSGEVLLALTQAGMSREAAYAAVQRNAMATWAALGTEGARTFRDHLLADPEVTAYLDAAAIDRAMDPRLHLRHVDTVLARVFGDDEERPGDVDGG, encoded by the coding sequence ATGATCCCACGCTACAGCCGCCCGGAGATGGCAGCGATCTGGGAGCCCCGGAACCGCTACCGGATCTGGTTCGAGATCGAGGCCCTGGTGGCCGAACGGCAGGGCGAGCTTGGCCAGATCCCCCGCGAGGCAGCGCGGGCGATCCGCGAGAAGGGCGGCCCGCGGGTCGCGTCGATGACGGAAGCCGACCTCGCCCGGATCGACGCGATCGAGGCGGAGGTGCGGCATGACGTGATCGCCTTCCTCACCTGGCTCGGCGAGGGGATCGGGCCGGAGGCGCGGTTCCTGCACCAGGGGCTCACCTCCTCCGACGTGCTCGATACGACGCTTGCCGTTCAGTTCACCCAGGCGCTCGACCTGATCGACCGGGGGCTGGCGCGGCTTCTCGACGCGCTCAAGGCGCGCGCGCTCGAACATCGCCATACCGTGACGATCGGCAGAAGCCACGGCATCCACGCCGAGCCGACCTCGTTCGGGCTGAAGCTCGCCGGCCACTGGGCCGAGTTCGCGCGCGGGCGCGAGCGGCTCGCCGCGGCGCGGCGCGAGATTGGCACCTGCGCCATCTCCGGCGCCGTCGGCACCTTCGCCCATGTCGATCCCTCGATCGAGGCCTTCGTCGCTGCCCGCCTCGGCCTCGCGGTCGAGCCGGTCTCGACCCAGGTGATCCCGCGTGACCGGCATGCGATGGTCTTCGCCGTGCTTGCGGTGATCGCCGCCGGCATCGAGCGGCTCGCGATCGAGATCCGGCACCTGCAGCGGTCGGAGGTGCGCGAGGCGGAGGAATACTTCCACCCGGGCCAGAAGGGCTCCTCGGCGATGCCGCACAAGCGCAACCCGGTGCTGTCGGAGAACCTCACGGGGCTCGCGCGGCTCGTGCGGGGAATGGTGGTGCCGGCGCTCGAGAACGTCGCTCTCTGGCACGAGCGTGACATCTCGCACTCCTCGGTCGAGCGCGTGATCGCGCCGGATGCGACGATCGCTCTCGACTTCGCCCTGCAGCGTCTTGCCGGGATGATCGAGACGCTCGTGATCTATCCGGAGCGGATGGCGGCCAATCTCGAGGCGCTCGGCGGCGTGGTGCATTCGGGCGAGGTGCTGCTCGCGCTCACCCAGGCCGGGATGAGCCGCGAGGCGGCCTACGCCGCGGTCCAGCGCAATGCGATGGCGACCTGGGCCGCGCTCGGCACGGAGGGGGCGCGCACGTTCCGCGACCACCTGCTCGCCGACCCGGAGGTGACGGCGTATCTCGACGCCGCGGCGATCGACCGGGCGATGGACCCGAGGCTGCATCTGCGCCATGTCGATACCGTGCTCGCCCGCGTGTTCGGCGACGACGAGGAGCGCCCGGGCGACGTCGATGGCGGCTGA
- a CDS encoding DUF1476 domain-containing protein, whose protein sequence is MSTDAFAERERGFEAKFKLDQEQEFRAQARRNRLFGLWAAQRLGKSGAEAEEYARSVVTADLKKPGHEDVLEKVAADLLAAGQAPSMDELRAVYDEALATARQQVAAEGPKA, encoded by the coding sequence ATGAGCACGGACGCTTTCGCCGAGCGCGAGAGGGGCTTCGAGGCGAAGTTCAAGCTGGATCAGGAGCAGGAGTTCCGCGCCCAGGCGCGGCGCAACCGCCTGTTCGGCCTGTGGGCGGCACAGCGGCTCGGCAAGAGCGGGGCGGAGGCCGAGGAGTATGCGCGGAGCGTCGTGACGGCCGACTTGAAGAAGCCCGGTCACGAGGACGTTCTCGAGAAGGTCGCGGCCGACCTCCTCGCCGCCGGTCAGGCGCCGTCGATGGACGAGCTGCGCGCCGTCTATGACGAGGCGCTCGCCACCGCGCGTCAGCAGGTGGCGGCGGAAGGTCCGAAGGCCTGA
- a CDS encoding anti-virulence regulator CigR family protein: MIVSFRRALLVALLCPSLAEAQPPPGRGQGYGQAIPGLPQGQPSPRPGQVTVAFTAAEQARISAWLAANAGSLRPLPPGIARNVARGKPLPPGIAKRAAPASLLAQLVARPGYEVLVVGTTVVLAQAGSLLVHDIVQSTLR, translated from the coding sequence ATGATCGTGTCGTTCCGGCGGGCGCTTCTCGTTGCGCTGCTCTGCCCCTCGCTTGCCGAGGCGCAGCCGCCGCCCGGGCGCGGACAGGGCTACGGCCAGGCGATCCCGGGCCTGCCGCAGGGCCAGCCCTCGCCCCGGCCGGGCCAGGTGACGGTCGCCTTCACCGCGGCCGAGCAGGCGCGGATCAGCGCCTGGCTCGCCGCCAACGCCGGCTCGCTTCGCCCCCTCCCCCCAGGCATCGCCCGCAACGTCGCCCGCGGCAAGCCGCTGCCGCCGGGGATCGCCAAGCGCGCCGCTCCCGCCTCGCTGCTCGCCCAGCTCGTCGCCCGGCCGGGCTACGAGGTCCTGGTGGTGGGAACCACCGTGGTGCTCGCCCAGGCCGGCAGCCTGCTCGTGCACGACATCGTGCAGTCAACCCTGCGCTGA
- the purC gene encoding phosphoribosylaminoimidazolesuccinocarboxamide synthase, with product MARRRQLYEGKAKILFEGPEPGTLVQYFKDDATAFNAQKKGVITGKGVLNNRISEFIMTRLAEIGVPTHFVRRLNMREQLIREVEIIPLEVVVRNVAAGSLSTRLGIPEGTPLPRSIVEYYYKNDQLGDPMVAEEHITAFGWASVQDLDDIMALSLRVNDFLTGLFLGVGIRLVDFKLEFGRLWENDEMRIVLADEISPDSCRLWDIKTNEKLDKDRFRRDLGKVEEAYQEVARRLGILPEAGMRDLKGPETMQ from the coding sequence ATGGCGCGCCGCAGGCAGCTCTACGAAGGCAAGGCGAAGATCCTGTTCGAGGGGCCGGAACCGGGCACCCTCGTGCAGTATTTCAAGGACGATGCCACCGCCTTCAACGCCCAGAAAAAGGGGGTGATCACCGGCAAGGGCGTGCTGAACAACCGCATCAGCGAGTTCATCATGACCCGGCTTGCCGAGATCGGCGTGCCGACGCATTTCGTCCGGCGCCTGAACATGCGCGAGCAGCTGATCCGCGAAGTCGAGATCATCCCGCTCGAGGTGGTGGTTCGCAACGTCGCCGCAGGCAGCCTCTCCACCCGCCTCGGCATCCCCGAGGGCACGCCGCTGCCGCGCTCGATCGTCGAGTACTACTACAAGAACGACCAGCTCGGTGACCCGATGGTGGCCGAGGAGCATATCACCGCCTTCGGCTGGGCCTCGGTCCAGGACCTCGACGACATCATGGCGCTGTCGCTTCGGGTGAACGACTTCCTCACCGGCCTCTTCCTCGGCGTCGGCATCCGGCTCGTCGACTTCAAGCTCGAGTTCGGCCGGCTGTGGGAGAACGACGAGATGCGGATCGTGCTCGCCGACGAGATCTCCCCCGATTCGTGCCGGCTGTGGGACATCAAGACGAACGAGAAGCTCGACAAGGACCGGTTTCGCCGCGACCTCGGCAAGGTCGAGGAGGCTTACCAGGAGGTGGCGCGGCGGTTGGGGATCCTGCCCGAGGCGGGGATGCGCGACCTCAAGGGCCCGGAGACGATGCAGTGA
- the purS gene encoding phosphoribosylformylglycinamidine synthase subunit PurS: MTKARVTVMPKSGVLDPEGRAIAHALGTLGFTGVEEVRAGKVIELTLAEADPAKARATAEEMARKLLANSVIESFRVELV, encoded by the coding sequence GTGACGAAGGCGCGCGTGACGGTCATGCCCAAATCGGGCGTTCTCGACCCAGAGGGGCGGGCGATTGCGCACGCCCTCGGAACGCTCGGCTTCACAGGGGTCGAGGAGGTTCGGGCGGGCAAGGTGATCGAGCTGACGCTCGCCGAGGCAGACCCGGCGAAGGCTCGGGCCACCGCCGAGGAGATGGCGCGGAAGCTGCTCGCCAACAGCGTCATTGAAAGCTTCCGCGTCGAGCTCGTCTGA
- the purQ gene encoding phosphoribosylformylglycinamidine synthase subunit PurQ, whose protein sequence is MSALRAGIVVFPGTNRERDMAIALERATGRRPVMLWHRDAALPPGLDLVVLPGGFSYGDYLRCGAIAARSPIMRAVADHAARGGLILGVCNGFQILCEAGLLPGALLRNATLRFLAMDCLMRVERTDTPFTARYAPGAIIRAPLAHGDGNYVADEPVLDRLEGEGLVAFRYVNEAGEALPAAAPNGAARNIAGIFSENRRILGLMPHPEDLVDPLMGGTDGLALFESLAEAA, encoded by the coding sequence ATGAGCGCTCTCCGCGCCGGCATCGTCGTGTTCCCCGGAACGAACCGCGAGCGCGACATGGCGATCGCGCTCGAGCGCGCCACGGGCCGCCGCCCCGTGATGCTCTGGCACCGCGACGCCGCGCTTCCGCCCGGGCTTGACCTCGTGGTTCTGCCGGGCGGGTTCAGCTATGGCGACTATCTGCGCTGCGGCGCGATCGCCGCACGCTCCCCGATCATGCGCGCGGTGGCCGACCATGCCGCGCGCGGCGGCCTGATCTTGGGCGTCTGCAACGGCTTCCAGATCCTCTGCGAGGCCGGGCTGCTCCCCGGCGCGCTGCTGCGCAACGCCACGTTGCGCTTCCTCGCGATGGACTGCCTGATGCGGGTCGAGCGCACCGACACGCCCTTTACCGCCCGCTACGCCCCGGGCGCGATCATCCGCGCCCCGCTCGCCCATGGCGACGGCAACTACGTCGCCGATGAGCCGGTGCTCGACCGGCTCGAGGGGGAGGGTCTGGTCGCGTTCCGCTATGTCAACGAAGCCGGCGAGGCGTTGCCGGCGGCGGCGCCGAACGGGGCGGCGCGCAATATCGCCGGGATCTTCTCCGAGAACCGCCGCATCCTCGGGCTGATGCCGCATCCTGAGGATCTCGTCGATCCGCTGATGGGCGGGACCGACGGCTTGGCCCTGTTCGAGAGCCTCGCCGAGGCGGCGTGA
- the pyk gene encoding pyruvate kinase, with amino-acid sequence MRRKPTLRRHRRTKIVATLGPASSTPEVIEALFLAGADVFRLNFSHGTHEEHLARLTAIRAIEKRAGRPIGVLADLQGPKLRVGTFGGGRVQLQTGQTFRLDLSPVPGDRTRVALPHPEIIAAARIGSTLLIDDGKVRLRVTRVRPDHLETEVVVGGQVSDRKGVNVPDIALPIPALTEKDRRDLAFALEHGIEYVGLSFVQKPEDVAQAKRLVDGRAWIMAKLEKPSALEALDEIVALADCVMVARGDLGVELPPEAVPLAQKRIVKACRRAGKPVVVATQMLESMISAPTPTRAEASDVATAVFDGADAVMLSAESAAGAFPREAVAMMDRIVARVEADPTWREIVEATRNPPERSTADAIAAAARQVAATIGAKAIATFTMSGATALRMGRERPEAPILGLTPRIETARRLTVVWGVHPVVTADVHSMTETVSKSLRIAGQEGFLRQGEELVVVAGVPFGASGSTNALRVAVMP; translated from the coding sequence ATGCGACGGAAGCCCACGCTCCGGCGCCATCGACGCACCAAGATCGTCGCCACCCTCGGCCCCGCCTCCTCGACACCGGAGGTGATCGAGGCGCTGTTCCTCGCCGGCGCCGACGTGTTCCGGCTGAACTTCAGCCATGGCACGCATGAGGAGCATCTCGCGCGTCTCACTGCGATCCGCGCGATCGAGAAGCGTGCGGGGCGGCCGATTGGCGTGCTCGCCGACCTGCAGGGGCCGAAGCTCCGCGTCGGCACCTTCGGCGGCGGCCGCGTCCAGCTCCAGACCGGCCAGACCTTCCGCCTCGACCTCTCCCCCGTGCCGGGGGATCGCACCCGGGTTGCGCTGCCGCACCCAGAGATCATCGCCGCCGCGCGCATCGGTTCCACCCTCCTGATCGACGACGGCAAGGTGCGGCTGCGTGTGACGCGCGTGCGCCCCGATCATCTCGAGACCGAAGTGGTCGTCGGCGGCCAGGTGTCCGACCGCAAGGGCGTGAACGTGCCCGACATCGCCCTGCCGATCCCGGCGCTGACCGAGAAGGACCGGCGCGACCTCGCCTTCGCGCTCGAGCACGGCATCGAGTATGTCGGCCTCTCCTTCGTGCAGAAGCCGGAGGACGTCGCGCAGGCGAAACGGCTCGTCGACGGCCGCGCCTGGATCATGGCGAAGCTCGAGAAGCCCTCGGCGCTCGAGGCGCTCGACGAGATCGTCGCGCTCGCCGACTGCGTGATGGTCGCGCGCGGCGATCTCGGCGTCGAGCTGCCGCCCGAGGCGGTGCCGCTTGCCCAGAAGCGGATCGTCAAGGCCTGCCGTCGCGCGGGCAAGCCGGTGGTGGTGGCGACACAGATGCTCGAGAGCATGATCTCGGCGCCCACCCCGACGCGCGCCGAGGCCTCCGACGTCGCGACCGCCGTGTTCGACGGGGCGGATGCGGTGATGCTCTCGGCCGAGAGCGCCGCCGGCGCCTTCCCGCGCGAGGCGGTGGCGATGATGGACCGGATCGTCGCCCGCGTGGAGGCTGACCCGACCTGGCGCGAGATCGTCGAGGCGACGCGCAACCCGCCCGAGCGCTCGACGGCCGATGCGATCGCCGCTGCCGCACGCCAGGTCGCCGCGACGATCGGGGCGAAGGCGATTGCGACCTTCACGATGAGCGGTGCGACCGCCCTGCGCATGGGGCGCGAGCGGCCCGAGGCGCCGATCCTCGGGCTCACGCCGCGGATCGAGACGGCACGGCGGCTCACCGTCGTCTGGGGCGTGCACCCCGTGGTGACTGCGGATGTCCATTCCATGACCGAGACGGTCTCGAAGAGCCTCCGCATCGCCGGCCAGGAGGGGTTCCTGCGGCAGGGGGAGGAGCTCGTCGTGGTCGCGGGCGTGCCCTTCGGCGCCTCGGGAAGCACGAACGCCCTGCGCGTCGCCGTCATGCCCTGA
- the dctP gene encoding TRAP transporter substrate-binding protein DctP gives MRTPFARRSILIAAAAAPLAAPWVSRAQSLKSEYKLSVVGNRPIPLSASAFEWAELVTQRTGGRINVKVYPGSQLVGGDQTRELVAMRQGVIDFCVSSTINLSPQIREMNLFSLPFLMPGPAAFDALINGEVGRDLFRVLATRDVVPLAWGENGFRELSNSKRPIRRPADLRGMKIRFAAGAIFSDIYTQLGANPVQMSFADLQPALSTGAVDGQENPINLFLAFRMDTLAQKHLTIWNYVADAGIFHVAKPVWDSFSRADQEIVAESAREAAKRQIAAARKGLGFDGDRSSLDELARRGVEVVALTLEEKRAFAEATKPVFDKWAAQVGAELARKAQAAVAASA, from the coding sequence ATGCGCACGCCATTCGCCCGACGCTCGATCCTGATCGCCGCCGCCGCCGCGCCGCTCGCCGCGCCTTGGGTGTCGCGCGCCCAATCGCTGAAGAGCGAGTACAAGCTCTCGGTCGTCGGCAACCGGCCGATCCCGCTCTCCGCCAGCGCCTTCGAGTGGGCCGAGCTCGTCACCCAGCGCACCGGCGGGCGGATCAACGTCAAGGTCTATCCGGGCAGCCAGCTCGTCGGCGGCGACCAGACGCGCGAGCTCGTGGCGATGCGCCAGGGCGTGATCGACTTCTGCGTCTCCTCCACCATCAACCTCTCGCCGCAGATCCGCGAGATGAACCTCTTTTCGCTGCCGTTTCTGATGCCCGGGCCTGCCGCCTTCGATGCGCTGATCAACGGCGAGGTCGGGAGGGACCTGTTCCGCGTGCTCGCCACCCGGGATGTTGTGCCGCTTGCGTGGGGCGAGAACGGCTTCCGCGAGCTCTCCAACAGCAAGCGGCCGATCCGTCGCCCGGCCGACCTGCGGGGGATGAAGATCCGTTTCGCGGCCGGAGCGATCTTCAGCGACATCTACACCCAACTCGGCGCCAACCCGGTGCAGATGTCCTTCGCCGACCTCCAGCCCGCGCTCTCGACCGGCGCGGTCGATGGGCAGGAGAACCCGATCAACCTGTTTCTCGCCTTCCGCATGGACACGCTCGCCCAGAAGCACCTGACGATCTGGAACTACGTCGCGGACGCGGGGATCTTCCACGTCGCGAAGCCCGTGTGGGACAGCTTCAGCCGGGCGGACCAGGAGATCGTCGCCGAGAGCGCCCGCGAGGCGGCAAAGCGTCAGATCGCCGCCGCGCGCAAGGGGCTCGGCTTCGACGGCGATCGTTCCTCGCTCGACGAGCTCGCCCGTCGGGGTGTCGAGGTCGTCGCACTGACGCTCGAGGAGAAGCGCGCCTTCGCCGAGGCGACGAAGCCCGTGTTCGACAAGTGGGCGGCGCAGGTGGGCGCCGAGCTCGCGCGCAAGGCGCAGGCCGCCGTCGCCGCGAGCGCGTGA